From one Lolium rigidum isolate FL_2022 chromosome 4, APGP_CSIRO_Lrig_0.1, whole genome shotgun sequence genomic stretch:
- the LOC124646780 gene encoding zinc finger HIT domain-containing protein 2-like, producing MERDVLVSEDAAAAASAASSSFAETRVICRVCQKQFAQYTCPRCNSRYCSLTCYKGHSNQCTESFMRENVTEELKQIQPEDESRRQMLDILKRFHLEDETESDGEDESMFSEELIQKVISGDGINLEDLSDDEMKRFRQALASGELSKMIQPWTPWWKNPAAKSISLSHDGSQLITEVSTDVTTSSDPTAASKSITNEIPEGPESPLPSLKQLTRAEPSPLLTVHLVDILYSYCFTLRLYNGDWHSDPFGASTVALSMSKVMGEDAKPETVSESLTTCIEETCSPVYRHTGGFRFAIGLVDDIITILSLGGNALVCALCDFRRLIQAGESMLKEEKVGKTERAQSSQKLRAADRKLFFITCWSHEQPADTWPSLAHLVEVQKASLEELDNRSGLRKAGRKGNRQSKVLIEEV from the exons ATGGAGAGGGACGTCCTGGTCTCGGAGGACGCGGCCGCAGCCGcctccgccgcgtcctcctccttcgCCGAAACCAGAGTCATCTGCCGAGT ATGCCAGAAGCAGTTCGCGCAGTACACTTGCCCACGCTGCAACTCCCGCTACTGCTCGCTCACGTGCTACAAG GGGCATAGTAATCAATGCACTGAATCGTTCATGCGTGAGAATGTTACGGAGGAGCTTAAGCAGATTCAGCCTGAAGATGAATCAAGAAGGCAGATGCTCGATATACTCAAACGGTTCCACTTGGAAGATGAAACGGAGTCCGATGGTGAAGATG AGTCAATGTTTTCAGAGGAGCTTATCCAAAAAGTCATTTCTG GTGATGGGATAAATCTTGAAGACCTTTCTGATGATGAAATGAAACGATTTCGTCAAGCGCTGGCCTCAGGTGAACTCAGTAAGATGATCCAACCATGGACACCATGGTGGAAAAATCCTGCTGCTAAATCGATCTCTCTTAGCCATGATGGGAGTCAGCTTATCACAGAAGTAAGTACAGATGTCACTACTTCATCAGATCCAACGGCTGCGTCAAAATCTATCACCAATGAAATACCAGAAGGGCCAgaatctcctctcccatcactcaaACAGCTAACCAGGGCAGAGCCGTCTCCTCTGCTAACTGTTCACCTGGTTGATATTCTCTACAGTTACTGCTTCACGCTCCGCCTCTACAATGGTGATTGGCACTCTGATCCTTTCGGTGCTTCAACTGTTGCCTTGTCTATGTCGAAAGTAATGGGGGAGGATGCTAAACCTGAGACAGTATCTGAATCGCTCACGACCTGCATAGAGGAGACATGCTCCCCAGTTTACAGGCACACCGGAGGTTTCAGGTTTGCAATAGGACTCGTGGACGATATCATCACCATCCTCTCCTTAGGAGGCAATGCGCTTGTCTGTGCATTGTGTGACTTCCGCAGGCTCATTCAAGCTGGTGAGAGCATGCTCAAGGAAGAGAAGGTGGGCAAGACTGAGAGGGCTCAGAGCTCCCAAAAGCTCCGTGCCGCGGATAGGAAGCTGTTCTTCATTACCTGCTGGTCTCATGAGCAGCCAGCTGATACCTGGCCATCATTGGCTCACCTCGTTGAGGTGCAGAAAGCATCTCTTGAGGAGCTGGATAATAGAAGCGGCCTGAGGAAGGCTGGTAGAAAGGGCAACCGGCAATCCAAGGTTCTTATTGAGGAGGTGTAA